CCGAAACCACGGAAGAAAAGAAAGATTAAATATCCGGTTACTGAAAATATAAACGCGGTCCAAAATACCTTTTTTTCTATTCTGTCTTTACCGAGCTCCGTATGCGCCATCTACGACTCCGCCCTCAATTCCTCAACTAATTCAATAAAATTTCCTTCGGGATCCTGGCAAAATATAACTTTAGTTTTTCCGTCGGGGGACATCTGTGGCGCCGAATTGAACTTAATCCCGATTTTCCTTAGCCTCGCATATTCATAATCAGCATCAGCTATGGTAAAAGCGAGATGTGAATACCCCCGGCCATAGATACTCCTTTTATCGCTCCCCCCAGGATGAGATTCAAAATAAAGTAACTCTATGAGAGCCCCCCCACCTGTTGACATTTTAATAGTCTTGACCTTAACTCCTTTAAGTGCAATTAGATTATCAATAAACTCACCTCTTTCATTCCTTTCGTTTATGATCTTTAAGCCTAAAACATTTTTATAAAAATGAAACATTGTGTCTAAATTACTCACTACGATTCCGACATGCCTGATTACCTTCATATTTATTTATCCTTTATTTCATTAAAACATTCATCCAATACTCGGATACCTTCAATTAAAGCTACATCGGGTATTGTTAACGGTGGCCCGAGTTTAACAGACTCTCTCCCCGTATGCACTAATAGAAGTCCTTTATGCATAGCTTTTTCGCAAATTTTACTTGCTATCCATTCATTTGGCCTATGTGTCTTGGGGTCGGTAATAATAAGCGCGGCTAATAATCCTTTACCGGAAACAAGCGATATATAATCAGGATATTTATTTTTAAGTTTATTTAAACCGGAATGTAGGATCTTTCCTTTTTTCGCAGATTTTTTTATAAGATCCCTCGACTTTATTTCTTGTAAGTTTGCTAACGCAGCTGCACAGCATAAAGGATTAGCTGAATGCGTACTGCTCATAGATCCGATTTCAGATAAATCCATTATTTTGCGTCTACCTAAAACCGCGGATAAAGGCAGGCCGTTACTTAAGGCTTTACCTAAGCATACCAAATCTGGAGTAACGCCATAATGCTGAAATACAAACAACTTGCCAGTCCTTCCGAACCCCCCCTGAATTTCATCAAAAGTAACTAAAATATTGTACTTTTTTGCATAATTACATAATGCCTTTATATATGGCTTGGGATAAAATATAGCCCCCCAGCCCTGGTATGATTCTATGATTACTCCACAGATATTGTCAGGAGCCACTCCCTTCTTCTTTAAAGCTTCTATATCGGAATGAAATTTTTTCTCCCACTCAAAATCGCCACGATATGGAAGCCAGGGATAAGGGAAAGGCAACGTAAGTATATTGGGATCCTTGTACCCTATCCACGACATCGCACCGGCATCTCCTTTCAGCATCTCTGCGGCCATCGTACGGCCGTGCATATTACCCTGGAATGAGAGTATGGTTTTTTTATCCGGACTGATTTTATGTCCGTGCATGCGCATTAATTTTAAGGCGCATTCAGTCGCCTCAGTCCCTGCGGATAATAAAAATGCTTTCTGACAGAAACTGGGAGTTATAGCTATTATTTCTTTTAAAAACTTTGCCCGGATCTCGCTAGCAAAAGTATAAGTATGCACCAAATGCTGCTCCAACTGTTTTTCCAATGCCCGGGTAACCGCACGATTAGAGTGGCCGGAATTAGTTACAAATATCGTTGAAGTAAAGTCTATCCAACGATTGCCGTACTTATCAAAAACTTGAAAGCCTTCCGCCCTATCCCAGACTACTGGCAGTTGTCCGTGCATTGACCTTGCTTCATATTTGTATAAATCCCTGAATATCTTTAAACTTCCAGGTACGGGTAACTTACTGGTAATTTTTCTATACCTCGTATTAACCGGGAGAATAGACTTGGGTTTCATACTAAACTGATATTTTCCCATACTACACCTTTGCCTTGTAATGTTTTTCTAAGTATTCGTGTATAAAAAACGGCTTATTCTTTACCAGGAACTCAAGGTATTCGAAATCCTCCAAAGTATCCACTTCCTGGCAAACTGGCGAAATAAAACCATAAATAAGATCTCCGTGGATAGCTTTATGCTGATTTATAAAAGAAACTTTCAAAATATCTACATAACCGTCTGGAATATAAACTTCGGGGAAAAGATGCCTTGCCATATTTATTTGATCATTCGAATATGCTTGCGTAATCCCGCTGAAGAAACCATTCTGGTTTCTTAAAAACCACTTAAAAGGAGACTCCGAAGCCAAGTGTCCCGAACGTAAAGATGTCGCTTGGGCCTGTTTTTCCATTTCTGTAATAGCAAAGTCAATAATCTCTGGGTCCCTCAACGGAGTAGTTGGGCGAAGATGAACGATATAATCAGGGAGACCGCCTTCGTTCTTCATTAACCAGTCGATTGCATGCAGGACAAATTCGGAATCCGGAGAATCATCCCGGGCAAATTCTTCAGGACGCAGAAAAGGTACTTCTGCTCCGTAACACTTAGCCATATCTCTTATCTCCGGCGAATCAGTAGAAACAAGCGTTCTTTGTATACCCTTACTTAAAGCAGAGGCAGCAATAGAATAAGCTATAAGGGGAAACCCGCCTAATATTTTCAAATTCTTATTTGGGACGCCCTTTGAACCCGACCTAGCCGGAATTATCGCTATTACCTTACTCATTTGCCTCCCACGGCACGTGTGCCCTAAGCTTCTTTGCAATAGGTATTTCTTTAGGATGGATACAAATCCTCCCTTCACCCATAGCCTTTTCAATCTTACGCACTGCCCCCACCAGCTGTTTGATACCCATGGGCTCAATAGAAGCAGCCTGGTCAGAACCGTACATCGCCCTATCAAGGGTTATATGCCTTTCTAGTGAACTAATACCTAGGGCTACCGCAGCATAAGAAACAGCCAAGCCAACCTCGTGCCCGCTATAACCGACGTTACAATGGTACCTTTCCTGTAAAGACTCAATCGCCTTTAGGTTAGCATCCTCATCATCCATGGGATAAGTCGACACACAATGCATAAGCTCAAAAGGACAGTTTTCCTTTCTAAAGATCTCTACCGCTCGATCAATTGTTTTCATATTGCTCATGCCTGTCGAAATAAAAGTATGTTTTTTTTCCTTGGCTACCATTTTTAGGAGATCTTCATAAACAAGCATCGCTGAAGCAATCTTATTGTGTCTAAGATTAAACTGTTTTAAAAATTTCTGGCTTTCTATATCCCAAGCTGAAGCAAACCATTCAATCCTTAATTCTTTACAAAACTTGTCAATTTCCCTGTATTCCTCTAGCCCAAATTCCAACCCTTCTTTTTGGGCTCTTTGGGTTTTACCCCATGGGCTTTCCCTGTAAGAATCCAGTAAATCCTTGGAGTATACCAGATCTATTGTTCTTTTCTGAAACTTTACCGCATCACACCCGGCATCCTTCGCCACCTTAATTAATTCTTTTGCAATATTAATATCGCCATTATGATTGATACCCGCTTCCGCGATAATAAATATGGCCATTGGAATCCTCCCCTTTTTTAGTACCTACAATACTTAGCAGACTTTTCTATAGTCCAAATACGGCAATATTTTAATTTTGTTGAGAGCCGATGTTGGGCTCAAATTGTATATCTTAATTCCAAGTCTGTGTCCAAGATTAATAAAATATTCAAAGGCCGCAAAGGTCCTATCGTAACCATCGTAGAATCCCGAATATTCTGGTCTGCCGTTCATCCATCCCCTTAGGTAAGAACGCAAAACATATTTTATATTCCGTAAATTTTCAAAATGGCACATTCTATACTGGACATAATCTTTTTGGTATAACGGCAATTCTATACCTTGTAGATATATGGGGGAGCACCCAGTTAGAATAGCAAACATCAAAAGATAAATCGCAGAAGTACTGGGAGGACTGGGGCAGAGCTCCGGTAGATTATACAGCTTTTTAAACATTTCAAAAACAGTTTCTCTCTGCGGGTATAAATCTACAAAATGACAGCAACCGTCTAGTGGAGAGCATTTCTTATGATTGGTATGCCGATCATCAAAAGCAAACCAACTGACCTTAAGTTTTTCTTTTATGAAACCATAATCATAATTATTCTCTCTTGCATAAGAAGCCGTATCTGAAAATATATAAACGCAATCTTTGAATTTATTAATTTTTTTAAAGTGTAAGCTGGGAACCGGGTTCTTAAAATTTGCGCTTATCCAATAATTAGGAGTAGCAAGTTTATTTAATAATAAAGGGCCGGAGTTTACCATAAAATACAGGCCCTTAAACCTGTTAAAAGGAAAATTCTTTATACTCGGGGCTGTCCCAGCCAAAAGGCATGGTTTGTTTTTTTCGCGATTAATAAAATAATCAATACTCTTAATTTCCATGATTTCTATTTTCCATAGACTTCAATATTTCTGTAATTACCGTATTAGCGAAGTATTCCGAAGAAAATTGATAAGCAACTTTACTGTTCAGGAAGGCTTCTATGTTGTTTAGATATTCCAGATAGAGTTTATTATCCATCCCCTTCAAAAAACAATACAGACTTTCATAACTATCAAATTGCCTTTTATCTATAAAACACTCCGCCGGTATATGTTCAGTTATATTATTTGCCCCCCAATAGATAGGGACAGTTCCTGCAAAAAAACAATCAAAGACCTTTTCGGATATATAACCCGTCATATCCTTTGTGTTCTCATAACATAAGGCAAATTTATATCTTTCTAAAATAGGTTTTTTCCGGAGTACTCTTCCCCTCCATGAGGGATATTTATTCCAGATTAAGACTTTGCCTAACAACTTTCTTAAAAATCTAAGCTTATTTCCGTTAAGTTTATTGATCCATTTAAACTTACCGGTAAAAAGGTATAAATCCCAATCATGCCCGTATAAATCAAAGTCATAAGGATGATTTTTCTCAAACCACCTTACCGCTTCCCTTCTTTTTGAATACAATTCATTCGGATGCTTGACGAATCTATTGCCTGATATCAGAGTACACAGCTTATCCTTATGGCTAAAGTCCTTTTTTATTTTTTTGGTTTCAATAAAATAAACATTAATTTTAAAATATTTACTATTATCTACGAAATAATCGTTCCAAGTAAATATTTTCTCATAACATCTATGATTATTAAGTATCCAATTGTCCGGGTAGATGGCTTCGCATTCCTCTGTTATCAAAAACATCGGCTTCTTTAACTTAAAGGCCCTTGCTACAAATCTGTTACTACTCCTGGGGACATCGATAAACATAAAACCATCGAGCTTACTAAAATCTTTTACCAAATCAAGAGTAATAAAGTTTACTCCGGCTTCTTTTCCTTTTTTATGTAAATAATTATACTTCTCCGCTGAGTTTTCATTATGCCCAAGATGAGGATTATTGAACCTTAAGTTACTATAACATCTCGGCTCATCATGCCCCCACACGCCAATATTTATTATCTTCATTTATTCCTTATTACTTAAAAGCATGCAACACTATTCTATCTCTAAATTTAGAAACGCATTTTACCGTTCTAAAACCAACCGAACGGATCATAGCTTCCATACACTCCTGATTCGCGCCCCACCAATTAGTCGGATCATTATTTTCGTTATCTTTTTCATAAAAGGTTGCTACGGGCGATCCTTTGTATTTATTCTCAAAGTGCGACTCACAAATCATCATTCCTTTTGTTATAGAAGCGATTCTTTCCAATGCTAACAAAGGGTGCTTTAAATGATAAAAAACTCCCAGAAATAAAACAATATCAAATTCCCCTACTGCAGCAGGGGACAAATCGAGTACATCCATAACTTTATATTCAACATTCGAAGCTAAGATCTCTTTGGCGGTCTTGAACCCCATTTCACGCGAATCCAAATGCTTGCCTTCCTTTTCCAGTCTATAGAAGTTATCCACCGCAAGAACTCTAGCCGCGCCCCTTTTCTCTGCTTCAAAACTAAAATACCCGTCAAATGCGCCTATATCTAAAACACTCTTACCCGAAAAATCGGCAGGGAGATC
The DNA window shown above is from Candidatus Omnitrophota bacterium and carries:
- a CDS encoding VOC family protein codes for the protein MKVIRHVGIVVSNLDTMFHFYKNVLGLKIINERNERGEFIDNLIALKGVKVKTIKMSTGGGALIELLYFESHPGGSDKRSIYGRGYSHLAFTIADADYEYARLRKIGIKFNSAPQMSPDGKTKVIFCQDPEGNFIELVEELRAES
- a CDS encoding N-acetylneuraminate synthase family protein gives rise to the protein MAIFIIAEAGINHNGDINIAKELIKVAKDAGCDAVKFQKRTIDLVYSKDLLDSYRESPWGKTQRAQKEGLEFGLEEYREIDKFCKELRIEWFASAWDIESQKFLKQFNLRHNKIASAMLVYEDLLKMVAKEKKHTFISTGMSNMKTIDRAVEIFRKENCPFELMHCVSTYPMDDEDANLKAIESLQERYHCNVGYSGHEVGLAVSYAAVALGISSLERHITLDRAMYGSDQAASIEPMGIKQLVGAVRKIEKAMGEGRICIHPKEIPIAKKLRAHVPWEANE
- a CDS encoding acylneuraminate cytidylyltransferase family protein, which translates into the protein MSKVIAIIPARSGSKGVPNKNLKILGGFPLIAYSIAASALSKGIQRTLVSTDSPEIRDMAKCYGAEVPFLRPEEFARDDSPDSEFVLHAIDWLMKNEGGLPDYIVHLRPTTPLRDPEIIDFAITEMEKQAQATSLRSGHLASESPFKWFLRNQNGFFSGITQAYSNDQINMARHLFPEVYIPDGYVDILKVSFINQHKAIHGDLIYGFISPVCQEVDTLEDFEYLEFLVKNKPFFIHEYLEKHYKAKV
- a CDS encoding glycosyltransferase family 10 is translated as MKIINIGVWGHDEPRCYSNLRFNNPHLGHNENSAEKYNYLHKKGKEAGVNFITLDLVKDFSKLDGFMFIDVPRSSNRFVARAFKLKKPMFLITEECEAIYPDNWILNNHRCYEKIFTWNDYFVDNSKYFKINVYFIETKKIKKDFSHKDKLCTLISGNRFVKHPNELYSKRREAVRWFEKNHPYDFDLYGHDWDLYLFTGKFKWINKLNGNKLRFLRKLLGKVLIWNKYPSWRGRVLRKKPILERYKFALCYENTKDMTGYISEKVFDCFFAGTVPIYWGANNITEHIPAECFIDKRQFDSYESLYCFLKGMDNKLYLEYLNNIEAFLNSKVAYQFSSEYFANTVITEILKSMENRNHGN
- a CDS encoding class I SAM-dependent methyltransferase is translated as MVLVNKIKNLTSEFYMKFSRFIPSADPPKSNLKKEAIIEKINKVPFWWHHIELGYGIVTPGHQGGIGNSSASQRILRRLDLPADFSGKSVLDIGAFDGYFSFEAEKRGAARVLAVDNFYRLEKEGKHLDSREMGFKTAKEILASNVEYKVMDVLDLSPAAVGEFDIVLFLGVFYHLKHPLLALERIASITKGMMICESHFENKYKGSPVATFYEKDNENNDPTNWWGANQECMEAMIRSVGFRTVKCVSKFRDRIVLHAFK
- a CDS encoding aspartate aminotransferase family protein, giving the protein MGKYQFSMKPKSILPVNTRYRKITSKLPVPGSLKIFRDLYKYEARSMHGQLPVVWDRAEGFQVFDKYGNRWIDFTSTIFVTNSGHSNRAVTRALEKQLEQHLVHTYTFASEIRAKFLKEIIAITPSFCQKAFLLSAGTEATECALKLMRMHGHKISPDKKTILSFQGNMHGRTMAAEMLKGDAGAMSWIGYKDPNILTLPFPYPWLPYRGDFEWEKKFHSDIEALKKKGVAPDNICGVIIESYQGWGAIFYPKPYIKALCNYAKKYNILVTFDEIQGGFGRTGKLFVFQHYGVTPDLVCLGKALSNGLPLSAVLGRRKIMDLSEIGSMSSTHSANPLCCAAALANLQEIKSRDLIKKSAKKGKILHSGLNKLKNKYPDYISLVSGKGLLAALIITDPKTHRPNEWIASKICEKAMHKGLLLVHTGRESVKLGPPLTIPDVALIEGIRVLDECFNEIKDK